Proteins encoded by one window of Gemmatimonas aurantiaca:
- a CDS encoding nitronate monooxygenase, with protein sequence MDTALTRQTGIRVPLICGPMYPCSNPELVAAVSKAGGLGVVQPISLTYVHGWEFREGLRHIHALSGGAPIGFNALIEASSKTYHNRMVRWVETALEEGVRFFLTSLGNPRWVADRVHAAGGVVYHDITERKWALKGRDGGVDGLVAVNNRAGGHAGSRDPRALLDEVADLGLPVVAAGGVGEAAQFCALLDMGYVGVQLGTRFIATTECNADPRYKQAIVDASARDVVLTERLTGVPVAVLRTPYVEKLGTTVGPLSRMLFRGRRTKHWIRTWYALRSLRQLKRSSIEGVSQDYWQAGRSVDAIHDIRPAAEIVDTFAAACNAQHATQHATQHAAQRAVPHNAPHAAP encoded by the coding sequence ATGGATACCGCCCTCACGCGTCAGACGGGCATTCGTGTCCCGCTGATCTGCGGTCCGATGTATCCGTGCAGCAATCCGGAACTCGTGGCCGCCGTCAGCAAGGCCGGCGGGCTGGGCGTCGTGCAGCCCATCTCGCTCACCTACGTGCATGGGTGGGAATTCCGCGAAGGCCTGCGCCATATCCATGCGCTCAGCGGCGGTGCGCCCATCGGATTCAACGCGCTCATCGAGGCGTCCAGCAAGACCTATCACAACCGCATGGTGCGATGGGTGGAGACCGCGCTCGAAGAGGGCGTGCGGTTCTTCCTCACCTCTCTTGGCAACCCTCGCTGGGTGGCCGACCGGGTGCATGCGGCCGGCGGTGTGGTGTACCACGACATCACCGAGCGCAAATGGGCGCTCAAGGGACGTGATGGCGGCGTGGATGGCCTCGTCGCGGTGAACAATCGGGCCGGCGGACATGCGGGCTCGCGCGACCCACGCGCGCTGCTCGACGAGGTGGCCGATCTCGGCCTGCCCGTGGTGGCGGCCGGCGGTGTGGGTGAAGCGGCGCAGTTCTGTGCCCTGCTCGATATGGGCTACGTCGGCGTGCAACTCGGCACGCGTTTCATCGCCACGACCGAATGCAACGCCGATCCGCGCTACAAGCAGGCCATCGTGGATGCCTCGGCGCGAGATGTGGTGCTCACCGAGCGGTTGACCGGCGTGCCGGTGGCCGTTCTGCGCACGCCCTATGTCGAGAAGCTGGGCACCACGGTAGGTCCTCTTTCGCGGATGCTCTTCCGCGGTCGCCGTACGAAACACTGGATCCGCACCTGGTACGCATTACGATCGCTGCGTCAGCTCAAGCGATCGAGTATCGAAGGGGTGTCGCAGGACTACTGGCAGGCCGGTCGCAGTGTGGATGCCATTCACGACATCCGTCCGGCTGCCGAGATCGTCGATACGTTCGCCGCGGCCTGCAATGCACAGCATGCGACACAGCATGCGACACAGCATGCCGCGCAGCGTGCTGTGCCGCACAATGCACCGCACGCCGCTCCCTGA
- a CDS encoding ABC transporter permease subunit → MIADLVLTTYRPTSTSVSVPPAPSVVWTVLRQEWRSVRRNRGVVLFTIGTLLLTESVLRLTGSAERALVSLLNLVLFVVPLVTMMLGIIGWHGAREFTELLLTQPVRRTRLFLALYLAQVLPLAAGFAVGVAFPLVWHRTLDTAVMPLALSTIGGGVALTFVFGGLALLIGIRIDDRLRSVVTGLMVWLLLSVGYDALVLLVSTTFADYALERPMLALMLGNPVDLARSIIVLHSDTAALMGYTGAVLSRFLGTPLGTLSAAIGLLLWILIPALFARRAFDTRDF, encoded by the coding sequence ATGATTGCCGACCTGGTGCTCACCACATATCGCCCGACTTCCACCAGCGTGTCCGTCCCCCCGGCGCCCTCGGTCGTGTGGACCGTGCTGCGACAGGAATGGCGCAGCGTCCGCCGCAACCGCGGCGTCGTGCTCTTCACCATCGGCACGCTGCTCCTCACCGAAAGTGTCCTCCGGCTCACCGGGTCCGCCGAACGCGCGCTGGTCTCGCTGCTGAATCTGGTGCTGTTCGTCGTGCCGCTCGTCACGATGATGCTGGGCATCATCGGATGGCATGGCGCCCGCGAGTTCACCGAACTGCTGCTCACGCAGCCGGTGCGCCGCACGCGGCTCTTTCTCGCGTTGTATCTCGCGCAGGTGCTGCCACTCGCGGCCGGCTTTGCCGTGGGGGTGGCGTTCCCGCTGGTGTGGCATCGCACGCTCGACACGGCGGTGATGCCGCTGGCGCTGAGCACCATCGGCGGTGGCGTGGCCCTGACCTTCGTGTTCGGCGGTCTGGCCCTGCTGATCGGCATCCGCATCGACGACCGCCTGCGCAGCGTCGTGACCGGCCTGATGGTCTGGCTGCTGCTCAGCGTGGGATATGACGCGCTGGTCCTGCTGGTCTCCACCACCTTTGCCGACTACGCGCTGGAGCGTCCGATGCTCGCGCTGATGCTGGGCAATCCGGTGGATCTCGCCCGCTCCATCATCGTGCTGCACAGCGATACCGCTGCGCTCATGGGGTACACCGGCGCCGTCCTCAGCCGGTTCCTTGGCACGCCCCTGGGGACACTCTCGGCCGCGATCGGCCTGCTGCTCTGGATACTCATTCCGGCGCTGTTCGCCCGTCGCGCCTTCGACACCCGCGATTTCTGA
- a CDS encoding plastocyanin/azurin family copper-binding protein translates to MRPLLSTSPLSMTRTTVRRAGALLFTCLSLAACGGDGGNTAGGNATGDAGTPSGTASGATSAPKPTGNSVTIEMITDDSGNYFKPKSVTVKPGDVLKFVLVTGVHNVHFLPDSNANAANLPPMSAFAQLPGQSIDIPVTMGPGTYYFQCDPHAMLGMVGHVIVEP, encoded by the coding sequence ATGCGTCCGCTCCTTTCGACCTCCCCGCTCTCCATGACCCGCACCACGGTCCGCCGCGCCGGCGCTCTGCTCTTCACCTGTCTGTCGCTGGCCGCGTGCGGCGGCGACGGCGGCAACACCGCGGGCGGCAATGCCACGGGCGACGCCGGCACACCATCGGGCACGGCATCGGGCGCCACGTCTGCGCCCAAGCCGACCGGCAATTCGGTGACCATCGAGATGATCACCGACGACAGCGGCAACTACTTCAAGCCCAAGAGTGTCACGGTCAAGCCGGGCGATGTGCTCAAGTTCGTGCTGGTCACCGGCGTGCACAACGTACACTTCCTCCCCGACTCGAATGCCAACGCGGCCAACCTGCCGCCGATGTCGGCGTTCGCGCAGCTGCCCGGGCAGTCCATCGACATTCCCGTGACCATGGGCCCCGGCACGTACTACTTCCAGTGTGATCCGCATGCCATGCTCGGCATGGTGGGTCATGTGATCGTCGAGCCGTAA
- a CDS encoding penicillin acylase family protein, whose translation MPTSLPRRPAFRLALTTLRLALGVVAVLPASIMAQATAAAPRSAAPARMNASPGSRLTLRGLRAPVTLTRDSAGIVHIDAKNEHDLFFAQGYSAARDRLFQLELWRRQATGTMAEALGPRWVARDRAARLLMYRGSMATELAHYHPRGASIIQAFVDGVNAYVDQVRRDTTLMPPDLKALGIQPGRWTPAVVVSRHNALASNAKDEPSNARAVRLLGEEAVRRRKRFEPENARLAIDSAVARLVGAVADGPIFADYDGSRSTPSFRAEEVATSWRRSGPAVETRDTEVERWESNNWVIAGSRTASGKPIVANDPHRTIAVPSLRYMVHLKAPGWDVIGGGEPAIPGVAIGHNRHGAWGLTIFGIDAEDLYVYELDPSNVGAYRYGNGFERMRTIVDTIRVRGAAPVPVTLAFTRHGPVLYVDSVRHQAAALRAAWLEPGSAPYLASLRLDQARNWTEARAALSYARMPALNWIWADTSGAIGWQTAAIAPVRPNWDGLVPVPGDGRFEWKGFLPIPELPHESSPARGYVGTANAFNVPSSYPRFDALARTWADPFRRDRLLEVLDTTRKATVASSGALQYDEMSLPARALVPLLTPLTFASPAVAAARDTMLRWNRFMNATSRGAALYAAWERRLSSITAEVAVPRAARSVIRTVPLARTVQWLTQPDSLLGTNPAATRDSILRHAFEDAVSDVTRRFGTDMTTWRYGDPKFHFARISHVLDPLVHDSVRARLSPGPLPRGGYANTLHATGNTDNQGHGASLRVVIDLADWDAARVTNSPGQSGDPRSPFYANLFPLWASGTFVPLPYSPAAIGAYTAEVVHLSPQR comes from the coding sequence ATGCCGACTTCCCTCCCGCGGCGTCCCGCATTCCGTCTCGCGCTGACCACACTGCGTCTCGCGCTGGGTGTCGTGGCCGTATTGCCTGCATCGATCATGGCGCAGGCCACCGCCGCGGCCCCGCGGTCTGCTGCGCCGGCAAGAATGAACGCATCCCCGGGCTCACGCTTGACGCTGCGCGGACTTCGTGCCCCCGTCACGCTCACGCGCGACAGCGCCGGCATCGTACACATCGACGCGAAGAACGAACACGACCTGTTCTTCGCGCAAGGGTACAGCGCCGCCCGCGACCGCCTGTTCCAACTCGAGCTGTGGCGACGACAGGCCACGGGCACGATGGCCGAAGCACTGGGTCCGCGATGGGTCGCGCGTGATCGAGCGGCACGACTGCTCATGTACCGCGGCTCGATGGCCACCGAACTGGCGCACTATCATCCGCGTGGGGCGTCCATCATCCAGGCGTTCGTGGACGGTGTGAATGCGTACGTGGATCAGGTGCGACGTGACACCACGCTGATGCCTCCCGATCTCAAGGCGCTCGGCATCCAGCCGGGACGTTGGACTCCCGCCGTGGTGGTGTCGCGTCACAATGCTCTTGCCTCCAACGCCAAGGACGAACCCAGCAACGCGCGCGCCGTGCGTCTGCTCGGCGAGGAGGCCGTGCGCCGTCGCAAACGGTTCGAGCCGGAGAACGCACGGCTCGCGATCGACTCCGCGGTGGCGCGTCTGGTCGGTGCGGTGGCCGATGGTCCGATCTTCGCCGACTACGACGGTTCGCGCAGCACCCCATCGTTCCGCGCCGAGGAGGTGGCCACTTCATGGCGACGCAGCGGTCCGGCGGTCGAGACGCGCGACACCGAGGTGGAGCGGTGGGAGAGCAACAACTGGGTCATTGCCGGATCCCGTACGGCGAGCGGCAAACCCATCGTGGCCAACGATCCGCATCGCACCATTGCCGTGCCATCGCTGCGATACATGGTGCATCTCAAGGCCCCGGGCTGGGATGTCATCGGTGGCGGCGAACCGGCCATTCCGGGTGTGGCCATCGGGCACAACCGGCATGGCGCGTGGGGGCTCACCATCTTCGGCATCGACGCCGAGGATCTGTATGTGTACGAACTCGATCCGTCCAATGTGGGCGCGTACCGCTATGGCAACGGCTTCGAGCGCATGCGCACCATCGTGGATACCATCCGGGTACGCGGGGCCGCACCGGTGCCGGTGACGCTCGCATTCACGCGGCATGGACCGGTGTTGTACGTGGACAGTGTCCGACATCAGGCCGCGGCGTTGCGCGCGGCGTGGCTGGAACCGGGCAGTGCACCGTATCTGGCCAGTCTGCGTCTCGATCAGGCGCGCAACTGGACCGAAGCGCGTGCGGCGTTGTCCTACGCGCGCATGCCCGCGCTCAACTGGATCTGGGCCGACACCAGTGGCGCCATCGGCTGGCAGACGGCGGCCATCGCGCCCGTGCGTCCCAACTGGGACGGTCTCGTGCCGGTGCCGGGTGACGGACGTTTCGAATGGAAGGGATTCCTGCCCATTCCCGAGCTGCCGCACGAGAGTTCGCCGGCCCGTGGGTACGTGGGTACGGCCAATGCGTTCAACGTACCATCGTCGTATCCGCGTTTCGATGCGCTCGCGCGCACCTGGGCCGATCCGTTCCGGCGCGATCGTCTGCTCGAAGTGCTCGACACCACGCGCAAAGCCACCGTGGCCAGCAGTGGCGCGCTGCAGTACGACGAGATGTCCCTGCCCGCGCGGGCGCTCGTGCCTCTCCTGACGCCGCTCACGTTTGCCTCGCCCGCGGTGGCGGCGGCGCGTGACACGATGTTGCGGTGGAACCGGTTCATGAACGCCACCTCCCGCGGCGCGGCGCTCTACGCAGCCTGGGAACGGCGACTCTCGTCCATCACGGCCGAGGTGGCGGTGCCCCGTGCGGCCCGGTCTGTCATCCGCACGGTACCACTCGCCCGCACCGTGCAATGGCTCACACAGCCGGACTCACTGCTGGGCACCAATCCCGCCGCCACACGCGATTCCATTCTGCGGCATGCGTTCGAGGATGCCGTGTCCGACGTCACGCGGCGCTTCGGCACCGACATGACGACCTGGCGATACGGGGATCCAAAGTTCCACTTCGCGCGTATCAGTCACGTGCTCGATCCGCTCGTGCACGACTCGGTGCGTGCCCGGCTCTCTCCCGGGCCTCTGCCGCGCGGTGGGTATGCGAACACGCTGCACGCCACCGGTAACACCGACAATCAGGGGCATGGTGCGAGCCTGCGTGTGGTCATCGATCTGGCCGATTGGGACGCTGCCCGCGTCACCAATTCGCCGGGCCAGAGTGGTGATCCGCGCAGTCCGTTCTATGCCAACCTCTTTCCCCTGTGGGCCAGCGGGACGTTCGTGCCGCTGCCCTACAGTCCCGCCGCGATCGGCGCGTACACCGCCGAGGTCGTGCATCTCTCTCCGCAACGGTAG
- a CDS encoding ABC transporter ATP-binding protein — MNGNGLSHSPSSSSTPLVSVRALRKQYARHTVLHDITLDIHRGAVTAVIGPNGAGKTTLNKSILGLVRPDGGHILFDGQDTAGRIDHRARIGYMPQLARYPETFTGRDVLGLLSDLRGDATVRDTALVDAFELERFLDQPARALSGGQRQRINAAAAFLFAPDLLLLDEPTAGLDPVASGILKRAIRRARDAGRAVVITSHILSELQELADTIVFLHDGRVAWHGAVSSLLADTGAPSLEEAIAHLMQRGAAPLAERVSP; from the coding sequence ATGAACGGCAACGGTCTTTCACATTCGCCGTCTTCCTCGTCCACGCCGCTCGTTTCGGTGCGGGCGCTGCGCAAACAGTATGCGCGGCACACCGTGCTGCACGACATCACGCTCGATATCCATCGGGGCGCGGTGACAGCCGTCATCGGCCCCAACGGCGCGGGCAAGACCACCCTGAACAAGTCCATTCTCGGACTCGTGCGCCCCGACGGCGGCCACATCCTGTTCGATGGACAGGACACGGCCGGTCGCATCGATCACCGGGCGCGCATCGGCTACATGCCGCAACTCGCGCGGTACCCGGAGACGTTCACCGGTCGTGATGTCCTCGGCCTGCTCTCCGATCTGCGCGGCGATGCGACCGTGCGCGACACCGCGCTCGTCGACGCGTTCGAACTCGAACGGTTCCTCGATCAGCCGGCGCGGGCACTGAGCGGTGGCCAACGTCAGCGCATCAATGCGGCAGCGGCGTTTCTCTTCGCTCCCGATCTGCTGTTGCTGGACGAACCCACGGCGGGACTCGATCCGGTCGCCAGCGGCATTCTGAAGCGCGCCATCCGTCGCGCACGCGATGCCGGCCGCGCCGTCGTGATCACCTCGCACATCCTGAGTGAGCTGCAGGAGCTCGCCGATACGATCGTCTTCCTGCACGACGGCCGGGTGGCCTGGCACGGCGCCGTGTCGTCGCTGCTGGCGGACACCGGCGCGCCGTCACTCGAAGAAGCCATCGCCCATCTCATGCAGCGGGGAGCAGCACCCCTCGCCGAGCGAGTGTCCCCATGA
- a CDS encoding glucose 1-dehydrogenase: MRLDGKVVVITGAASGMGRAMAERFAQEGARVIAGDRNTERLREVAEAVRATGGQITAVTGDIGDRADAERLVDTAIVVHGRIDVLVNNAGIMDYMAGVGELSDEVWQRVLRVNLDGPMYTSRRAVIAMLAQGGGSIVNLASTAALSGGAAGAAYTTSKHAVLGLTRSTAWMYAMRGIRCNAICPGATKTNIAESMPADRLEPTGAARAGAFAMLIPAQLDAADIANLALFLASDEARHINGAIITADGGWKAL; encoded by the coding sequence ATGAGACTCGATGGAAAGGTCGTGGTCATCACCGGCGCGGCGTCCGGTATGGGACGTGCCATGGCGGAACGTTTCGCCCAGGAAGGGGCCCGGGTCATCGCGGGCGATCGCAATACCGAGCGGCTGCGCGAAGTGGCAGAGGCCGTACGCGCCACAGGCGGCCAGATCACCGCGGTCACCGGTGACATCGGTGATCGCGCCGATGCCGAGCGTCTCGTCGATACCGCCATCGTCGTGCATGGTCGCATCGACGTGCTCGTGAACAACGCCGGCATCATGGACTACATGGCGGGCGTGGGCGAACTCTCCGACGAGGTGTGGCAGCGCGTCTTGCGTGTGAATCTCGACGGGCCCATGTACACGAGCCGGCGCGCCGTGATCGCCATGCTCGCGCAGGGCGGTGGCTCCATCGTCAATCTCGCCTCGACGGCGGCATTGAGCGGGGGGGCGGCCGGTGCCGCCTACACCACCAGCAAACACGCGGTACTCGGGCTCACACGCAGCACGGCGTGGATGTACGCCATGCGCGGCATCCGCTGCAACGCCATCTGTCCCGGCGCCACAAAAACCAATATCGCCGAAAGCATGCCCGCCGATCGTCTCGAACCAACGGGCGCCGCGCGTGCCGGCGCGTTCGCGATGCTCATTCCGGCGCAGCTCGATGCCGCCGACATCGCCAACCTCGCGCTGTTCCTCGCGTCCGACGAGGCGCGCCATATCAACGGCGCCATCATCACCGCTGACGGCGGCTGGAAGGCGTTGTGA
- a CDS encoding glycosyltransferase family 2 protein: MILTAAVVFMIVQTAMLMVLVARLAPGRHRRPPVPPRPMPRIDTTVSVIVATLNEARRIGPCLEGLMQQDCPLLEVLVVDSRSDDGTRELVQAAARRDARIRLLTDDPLPAGWVGKVWALETGRRAAQGDWILGIDADTIPAPGLVGAVIDAAEEGRYDVASFSPQFTGQRVAERFVQPAMLVTLVYRTGAAGAEQPPDRVLANGQCFLVRRAVLEAHGGYAAARGSFSDDVTLARHLAAEGARVGFLDGSRIIQVHAYDGLREMWREWGRSFDLKDATSRTRGWMDVLLVWLVQALPLPVLVLMALCTGGHAWGASAWPDMPHWLQVALLTVNGTALLVRLSMLSALRGSYAVRGIAYWCSWLADGAAAYRLTLSMARTPRAWRGRRYPPASDVTM; the protein is encoded by the coding sequence GTGATACTGACTGCGGCCGTGGTGTTCATGATCGTGCAGACGGCGATGCTGATGGTGCTGGTGGCGCGCCTCGCACCGGGTCGGCACCGTCGGCCTCCGGTGCCACCGCGTCCGATGCCGCGCATCGACACCACCGTCAGCGTCATCGTGGCCACGCTCAATGAAGCGCGCCGTATCGGGCCCTGTCTCGAAGGACTCATGCAGCAGGACTGTCCGTTGCTCGAAGTGCTGGTGGTGGACAGTCGGTCCGACGACGGCACACGTGAACTGGTGCAGGCGGCCGCACGTCGGGATGCCCGCATCCGACTGCTCACCGACGATCCGTTGCCGGCAGGGTGGGTGGGCAAGGTGTGGGCGCTCGAGACGGGACGGCGGGCCGCACAGGGCGATTGGATCCTGGGTATCGACGCCGACACCATTCCCGCGCCCGGGCTCGTGGGTGCGGTGATCGATGCGGCCGAAGAGGGACGCTACGATGTCGCCAGCTTCTCCCCACAATTCACCGGACAGCGCGTGGCTGAACGCTTCGTGCAACCGGCCATGCTGGTGACGCTGGTGTATCGCACGGGCGCGGCCGGTGCGGAGCAGCCTCCCGACCGGGTGCTCGCCAACGGGCAGTGTTTTCTGGTGCGCCGTGCCGTGCTCGAGGCGCATGGGGGCTATGCCGCCGCGCGTGGTTCGTTCAGCGACGACGTCACGCTGGCGCGACATCTTGCCGCGGAGGGCGCGCGGGTGGGGTTTCTGGACGGCTCACGCATCATCCAGGTGCACGCGTACGACGGCCTGCGTGAGATGTGGCGCGAGTGGGGGCGCAGCTTCGATCTCAAGGACGCCACGTCGCGCACCCGTGGATGGATGGACGTGCTGCTCGTGTGGCTGGTGCAGGCATTGCCATTGCCGGTGCTCGTGCTGATGGCCCTGTGCACCGGCGGACATGCATGGGGCGCGAGCGCCTGGCCCGATATGCCCCACTGGCTGCAGGTCGCGCTCCTCACGGTCAATGGCACGGCGCTGCTGGTGCGGCTGTCGATGCTGTCCGCGCTGCGTGGCAGCTACGCGGTACGGGGTATCGCCTATTGGTGCTCCTGGCTGGCCGATGGCGCGGCGGCGTATCGGCTCACGCTGAGCATGGCGCGCACGCCCAGGGCCTGGCGGGGACGTCGGTATCCACCGGCCTCCGACGTCACGATGTGA